From the genome of Nasonia vitripennis strain AsymCx chromosome 1, Nvit_psr_1.1, whole genome shotgun sequence, one region includes:
- the LOC103317374 gene encoding uncharacterized protein LOC103317374: MISMKNICDYAGTNPKQRKFIEGERVYKAKFIIKCGKTAVSEDSGTTSISAVCLQTTAVKDKSPHEINGEISRNGDILHFKCTCKVGLGEKCKHIVATFLYIYQKGDDLEVLSCTDKKCGWKQDHSKVLEEYDAAPLMQHSCFAEPAVKTKKIVNASSIKRCLEPEQYEVIAENELGEIETLQSNQSSSGSQDQAVVVKKKRKPVPEVEVSESQLSEIACIIRNQLPMSALAKHEKTRSNCFERKKQSQPS, encoded by the exons ATGATAAGCATGAAGAATATTTGCGATTACGCTGGAACTAATCCCAAACAGCGTAAATTTATAGAAGGTGAAAGGGTTTATAaggcaaaatttattataaaatgcgGTAAAACTGCAGTATCAGAAGACAGTGGCACGACCAGCATCTCAGCTGTCTGCTTGCAGACGACTGCTGTTAAAGATAAAAGTCCTCATGAAATAAATGGGGAGATATCGAGAAACGGCGATATTCTGCATTTCAAATGCACTTGTAAAGTTGGTCTAGGCGAAAAATGCAAGCACATCGTAGCCacttttttgtatatttaccA AAAAGGTGATGACTTGGAAGTTTTGTCTTGTACAGACAAAAAATGTGGTTGGAAACAAGATCACAGTAAGGTCTTGGAAGAGTATGATGCAGCTCCATTAATGCAACATTCTTGTTTTGCGGAGCCTGctgtaaaaacaaagaaaattgtCAATGCATCCTCGATCAAACGTTGCTTAGAACCTGAACAATATGAGGTGATTGCTGAGAACGAACTTGGAGAAATTGAGACTCTACAATCCAATCAAAGTTCTTCTGGGTCACAAGATCAGGCAGTTGTagttaaaaagaaaagaaaacctGTACCAGAAGTAGAAGTATCGGAGTCACAACTGAGTGAAATTGCATGTATCATTCGCAATCAACTGCCAATGTCTGCCTTAGCTAAGCATGA GAAGACACGATCCaattgttttgaaagaaaaaagcaaagTCAGCCAAGCTGA
- the LOC100680545 gene encoding pancreatic triacylglycerol lipase, which produces MRSLFAYFLIVALIDRAFTETAELDCSDTSTSIIGQVFHYFKSDTGHYVDAKFFLSTKSAKTQVYFDVNDWSGIESAGFDPFKKTVFIIHGYASNGKKPWVTEMTHSILYHMDVNVIAVDWSNSSSSWNYVNTARHTQRASRKIFEFLQTIKSHKGAVVKGHKWNILYFIGHSLGSHISGQTAHLLKQDSFWKVERITGLDPAQPCFINVDSSLKIDKAHADFVDIIHTQGGKRDNNEAFGLNAVLGHVDFYVNGGLLQPACSDTYITLNAMICSHKIATEYFIETIDNEMMNLCTFDSSAWDGTYADAERLLELKKKGEICQKCPKMGIEASKSSARGKFIVFTSSSLLYCKFNLVDYDKIKKVLENLQANK; this is translated from the exons ATGAGAAGCTTATTTGCGTATTTTCTAATTGTTGCATTGATCGATAGAGCATTTACAGAAACCGCGGAGCTGGATTGTTCTGATACTTCGACTTCAATAATAGGCCaagtttttcattattttaaaagtgatACCGGCCACTATGTAGACGCAAAGTTTTTTCTCTCAACAAAGTCTGCGAAAACCCAGGTATATTTTGATGTGAACGACTGGTCAGGCATTGAATCAGCTGGTTTTGACCCCTTCAAAAAAACTGTTTTCATCATTCATGGATACGCGTCTAATGGTAAAAAGCCCTGGGTAACAGAAATGACACATTCAATTCTGTATCAT ATGGATGTAAACGTAATAGCGGTTGATTGGAGTAATAGCAGTAGTAGCTGGAATTATGTAAACACGGCTCGGCATACGCAACGTGCAAGTCGCAAAATTTTCGA ATTTTTGCAGACTATAAAATCCCACAAAGGTGCAGTGGTGAAAGGTCATAAGTggaatattttatactttattgGGCACAGTCTTGGTTCTCATATAAGCGGACAAACGGCCCACTTATTGAAACAAGATAGTTTTTGGAAAGTAGAAAGGATTACGGGATTAGATCCAGCTCAGCCGTGCTTTATAAATGTCGATTCAAGTTTAAAAATCGACAAAGCACACGCTGATTTCGTCGATATTATTCACACACAAGGTGGAAAAAGAGACAACAATGAAGCTTTTGGGTTAAACGCAGTATTGG gTCATGTTGATTTCTATGTTAATGGCGGTTTATTGCAGCCAGCGTGTTCAGATACAT ATATAACCTTAAACGCAATGATTTGTAGTCATAAAATTGCAACTGAATATTTCATTGAAACTATTGATAATGAAATGATGAATCTTTGCACCTTTGACAGTTCTGCCTGGGATGGCACATATGCGGATGCAGAAAGACTCTtggaattgaaaaaaaagggtGAAATATGTCAGAAATGTCCTAAAATGGGCATTGAAGCTTCCAAAAGTTCCGCCAGAGGGAAATTCATAGTATTCACATCATCGTCACTTCTGTATTGTA AATTTAATTTAGTCGATTATGATAAGATAAAGAAAGTTTTGGAG aaTTTACAGGCAAATAaatag
- the LOC103317371 gene encoding uncharacterized protein LOC103317371, producing MQRSNMNKNVTTSIKKSAKASVKTAVEQIISVGEEQHNSNEQANQNHENNAELNGSIENPEEQVVCEVQESEVQDVSVEDNQIDDAELDATQQFLKDMFVKPSSPEPLVKHQEVQVNTQCLVLSIMKSIHSDQQLSTMTGLESLKLLDTIVEIVKKVSDNNLNV from the coding sequence ATGCAACGGAgcaatatgaataaaaatgtaactACCTCAATCAAGAAATCAGCAAAAGCAAGTGTCAAAACAGCAGTGGAACAAATAATTAGTGTAGGCGAGGAGCAACATAACAGCAACGAGCAAGCGAATCAGAATCATGAAAATAATGCTGAACTAAATGGAAGCATTGAGAATCCAGAAGAGCAAGTTGTTTGCGAAGTGCAAGAAAGTGAAGTGCAAGATGTCAGTGTAGAAGACAATCAAATTGATGATGCAGAACTGGATGCAACTCAGCAATTCTTAAAGGATATGTTTGTAAAACCTTCAAGTCCAGAGCCGTTAGTAAAACATCAGGAAGTTCAAGTAAATACACAGTGTTTAGTGCTGAGTATAATGAAAAGTATACACAGTGATCAACAACTAAGTACTATGACTGGTCTAGAATCTTTGAAACTTTTAGATACTATTGtagaaatagtaaaaaaagtaTCTGATAATAATTTGAACGTTTAA